One Hippoglossus hippoglossus isolate fHipHip1 chromosome 5, fHipHip1.pri, whole genome shotgun sequence genomic window carries:
- the LOC117761051 gene encoding transcription cofactor HES-6-like, which yields MKAAEIRLSLHRPLQHRDPHMAPTITAARTNSQEHLTRSHKLRKPLVEKLRRERINSSIELLKSLLGPEFLNQQPDSKLEKADILEMTVCFLTQLLQQNQQQRRLMKHFNKLQSSSEEKLTEADFSPLSSTVHSSITKDQSPVSSAPWRPW from the exons ATGAAGGCAGCAGAGATCAGATTGTCTCTACACAGACCTCTACAGCACAGAGATCCACACATGGCTCCTACAATCACTGCAGCAAGGACCAACTCTCAGGAGCATCTGACTCGGAGCCACAAG ctcagaaagCCTCTGGTGGAGAAGTTACGCAGAGAGCGAATCAACAGCAGCATCGAGCTGCTCAAGTCTCTCCTGGGTCCAGAGTTCCTCAACCAGCAGCCAGACTCCAAGCTGGAGAAAGCAGACATCCTGGAGATGACAGTTTGCTTCctgacacagctgctgcagcagaaccagcagcagagaagactGATGAAGCACTTCAACAAGCTGCAGTCTTCCTCTGAGGAGAAGCTGACAGAGGCTGACTTCTCTCCTCTGAGCTCCACAGTCCACAGCAGCATCACCAAAGACCAGAGTCCAGtcagcagcgccccctggaggccgTGGTAG